A window of the Lolium perenne isolate Kyuss_39 chromosome 7, Kyuss_2.0, whole genome shotgun sequence genome harbors these coding sequences:
- the LOC127313984 gene encoding RING-H2 finger protein ATL39-like, whose amino-acid sequence MASFGPANLPNSENQLQASQGTAIFSYTCIGLTGAALFSVAFFFCYQFRNRAPVAAAGAAAGTGGRGRIVDLAKLPEFAYTKSARHSGRGDGAQCSVCIGTVEGGEMVRQLPLCKHLYHVECIDMWLASHDTCPLCRAEVEPPDDDGQPAMTTELPV is encoded by the coding sequence ATGGCATCGTTCGGACCGGCGAATTTGCCGAACTCGGAGAACCAGCTGCAGGCCAGCCAAGGCACGGCGATCTTCAGCTACACCTGCATCGGCCTCACGGGCGCCGCGCTCTTCTCCGTCGCCTTCTTCTTCTGCTATCAATTCCGCAACCGAGCACCGGTGGCCGCCGCCGGGGCAGCGGCCGGCACCGGTGGTCGCGGTCGCATCGTGGACCTCGCGAAGCTTCCGGAGTTCGCGTACACCAAGTCTGCAAGGCACAGCGGACGCGGCGACGGTGCGCAGTGCTCTGTGTGCATCGGCACGGTGGAGGGCGGCGAGATGGTGCGGCAACTGCCGTTGTGCAAGCACCTGTACCACGTGGAGTGTATCGACATGTGGCTGGCGTCGCACGACACGTGCCCGCTTTGCCGCGCGGAGGTTGAGCCGCCGGACGACGACGGTCAACCAGCGATGACGACGGAGCTGCCGGTGTAG